From one Rhineura floridana isolate rRhiFlo1 chromosome 4, rRhiFlo1.hap2, whole genome shotgun sequence genomic stretch:
- the HADHB gene encoding trifunctional enzyme subunit beta, mitochondrial produces the protein MTSMLTCAAKTLPAVCPWAARFSVRSLSCSPQLHVAVQPKSKKTLAKSGMKNVVVVDGVRIPFLQSGTSYADLMPHDLSRAALKGLLNRTDVPKDAVEYIVFGTVIQEVKTSNVAREAALGAGFSDKTPAHTVTMACISSNQAMTTGIGLIASGQMDVVVAGGVELMSDVPIRHSRKMRKTMLGLTRAKTLGQRLSLISKIRPDYFAPELPAVAEFSSSETMGHSADRLAAAFAITRLEQDEYALRSHSLAKKAQDDGLLTDVVPFKVPGRDTVVRDNGVRPSSLEQMGRLKAAFVKPYGTVTAANSSFLTDGASAVLLMSEEKALAMGYKPKAYLRDFVYVSQDPKDQLLLGPTYATPKVLERAGLTMADIDAFEFHEAFAGQILANLKAMDSDWFAQNYMGRKSKVGAPPLEKFNNWGGSLSLGHPFGATGCRLVMTAAHRLKKEGGQFGLVAACAAGGQGHAMLVELYPQ, from the exons ATGACATCTATGCTGACCTGCGCTGCCAAAACCCTTCCTGCTGTCTGTCCATGGGCTGCCAGATTCT CTGTGAGATCCCTCAGCTGTTCGCCGCAGTTACATGTAGCAG TTCAGCCCAAGAGTAAAAAAACTTTAGCTAAAAGTGGGATGaagaatgtggtggtggtggatggtgTTCGCATCCCCTTTTTGCAGTCAGGAACCTC GTATGCAGACTTGATGCCACATGACTTGTCCAGAGCAGCACTGAA AGGCTTGCTGAACCGGACTGATGTGCCCAAGGATGCTGTTGAATACATTGTGTTTGGCACCGTTATCCAGGAGGTGAAAACAAGCAACGTTGCTAGAGAG GCTGCCCTGGGAGCCGGCTTCTCTGACAAAACTCCAGCCCACACGGTCACCATGGCTTGCATCTCTTCAAACCAGGCAATGACAACAG GAATTGGTCTGATTGCATCTGGCCAAATGGACGTGGTGGTTGCTGGCGGTGTTGAACTGATGTCGGATGTTCCCATCAGACATAGCCGAAAAATGAGGAAGACGATGCTGGGGCTCACGAGGGCCAAAACCCTGGGTCAGAGGCTGTCCCTGATCTCCAAAATCCGTCCTGATTACTTTGCTCCAGAG CTCCCAGCAGTGGCCGAGTTCTCCAGCAGCGAGACTATGGGCCATTCGGCAGACCGGCTGGCAGCTGCCTTTGCCATCACGCGCTTGGAACAAGACGAGTATGCGCTGCGCTCACACAGCCTGGCCAAGAAGGCGCAAGACGACGGGCTCCTCACTGACGTGGTACCCTTCAAAGTGCCAG GGAGGGACACCGTCGTGCGGGATAACGGAGTGCGCCCATCTTCGTTGGAGCAGATGGGAAGGCTGAAAGCTGCCTTTGTCAAACCTTACGGGACGGTCACAGCTGCCAATTCCTCTTTCCTG ACGGACGGAGCATCGGCGGTCCTGTTGATGTCTGAAGAGAAGGCTTTAGCGATGGGGTACAAACCGAAGGCCTACCTCAG AGATTTTGTGTACGTATCCCAGGACCCAAAGGACCAGCTGCTGCTTGG GCCCACCTACGCCACCCCCAAAGTTCTGGAAAGGGCTGGCCTAACGATGGCAGACATCGATGCATTTGAGTTTCACGAAGCCTTTGCA GGGCAAATTTTAGCTAATCTGAAAGCCATGGATTCCGACTGGTTTGCCCAGAACTACATGGGCCGAAAGTCTAAG GTTGGAGCTCCCCCTCTGGAGAAATTCAACAACTGGGGTGGGTCCCTGTCGCTGGGACATCCCTTTGGGGCCACTGGCTGCCGCTTGGTCATGACTGCCGCCCACCggctgaagaaggagggagggcagttTGGTCTGGTAGCTGCTTGTGCCGCTGGAGgacag GGCCATGCAATGCTTGTGGAGCTCTACCCACAGTGA